The Tachyglossus aculeatus isolate mTacAcu1 unplaced genomic scaffold, mTacAcu1.pri SUPER_30, whole genome shotgun sequence genome has a segment encoding these proteins:
- the LOC119921816 gene encoding uncharacterized protein LOC119921816 translates to MASLDSPSQEGMGSLSLGGVLSTGIQKKRKLGPGPSPGLERDRARSLPVRPSCDEDATQAAKRRCVQVSPLAADGKSLVTPSSKKTGSTPSIRSPVPFQVLPDGEAITVNDPEMAFQRFFGSQRSGLEVSTLNWLDGSVLKSDRETNPCLSSLSVQFRARSNPLTDSEDFRLMPVVSSPRSISSHKLRRLRIPRSASVRPRSRRRLCWDY, encoded by the exons ATGGCCTCACTCGACAGCCCCTCtcaggagggcatgggttcgctTTCACTGGGTGGGGTCCTCTCTACTGGGATCCAGAAGAAACGGAAACTGGGCCCAGGGCCCTCCCCCGGACTAGAGAGAGATCGGGCCCGTTCGTTGCCCGTTCGTCCCAGCTGCGATGAGGACGCCACCCAGGCTGCCAAGCGTCGCTGTGTCCAGGTCTCTCCGCTGGCTGCAG ATGGCAAGAGCCTCGTGACCCCCTCTTCCAAGAAGACTGGCTCCACCCCGTCCATCAGAAGCCCAGTGCCATTCCAG gttCTGCCAGACGGTGAAGCCATCACCGTGAATGACCCGGAGATGGCCTTCCAGAGATTCTTTGGCTCCCAGCGGTCAGGGCTGGAGGTCTCGACACTGAACTGGTTGGATGGCTCCGTCCTGAAGTCAGACCGGGAGAccaatccctgcctctcctccctctcagtGCAGTTCAGGGCCAGGTCCAATCCACTGACAGACAGTGAGGACTTCCGCCTCATGCCTGTGGTCTCCTCTCCCCGATCTATCTCCAGCCACAAGTTGCGGCGCCTGCGGATTCCCCGAAGTGCCTCGGTCCGACCGAGGTCTCGTCGCCGCCTGTGCTGGGACTACTGA